The following proteins are co-located in the Fimbriimonadia bacterium genome:
- a CDS encoding endonuclease/exonuclease/phosphatase family protein: MGDEMGTYRIATLFLAFAALVASAWATEVKILDWNIKRAVGANSPNSAAQPYMARIVNYLDPDIWLIQELGGNTSGWNWVNQRAALDTFIQTYLTIYGPSPQRDVNYYVYVNTRSDGYTSCAVVSKYPFYSATDVYIGSPGRGFTSTRINVPGTNGLLVFTGHFDSGGTTTDAQNRQVNAEGARDTVNYMASLYPGSAIVLTGDFNENEDADLPKVYPLGTTLPNGHTYWPITTVLQTPTYDLVPLQPFGDKRTWRSTTPSQRFDYIMVSPNNGVRDNVTVLSKGVFNSAQNTPPGVFAGDSANASDHHAVWTVLDVTAGAGLATVTGRVTLENYVGPAGLMALMQFRAPGTQTVLHSDLATLGASGDYSLSGVPAGTYDVAVKFPNWLRQVLPSRVIVGPTTTGVDFTLRNGDADGNNAVDLADLNTVLTYFGNPGGMGDLTWNGSVDLVDLNIVLTNFGLQGDL, translated from the coding sequence ATGGGGGACGAGATGGGGACTTATCGGATTGCTACGCTGTTTTTGGCCTTTGCAGCTCTTGTCGCATCGGCTTGGGCGACTGAAGTCAAGATACTCGACTGGAACATCAAGCGGGCGGTCGGCGCCAACAGCCCCAATTCGGCCGCTCAGCCGTACATGGCGCGGATCGTCAACTACCTCGATCCCGACATCTGGCTGATCCAGGAACTAGGTGGCAACACCTCTGGCTGGAACTGGGTCAACCAGCGCGCGGCGCTAGACACTTTCATCCAGACCTACCTGACCATCTACGGACCCTCGCCGCAGCGGGATGTGAACTACTACGTGTACGTGAACACCCGATCCGACGGCTACACGAGCTGTGCGGTGGTGAGCAAGTACCCGTTCTATAGTGCGACGGACGTGTACATCGGCTCTCCCGGCCGTGGGTTTACCTCGACACGAATCAACGTTCCCGGCACGAACGGCTTGCTAGTGTTCACCGGTCACTTCGACTCGGGCGGGACTACCACGGACGCTCAGAACCGCCAAGTCAACGCGGAAGGCGCGCGGGACACCGTGAACTACATGGCCTCGCTGTATCCTGGTAGCGCCATCGTACTTACCGGCGACTTCAATGAGAACGAGGATGCCGACTTGCCGAAGGTTTACCCGCTCGGCACCACGCTTCCTAACGGACACACTTACTGGCCCATTACGACGGTTCTTCAGACGCCCACCTACGATCTAGTCCCGCTGCAGCCGTTCGGCGACAAGCGAACCTGGCGCTCCACCACGCCGTCGCAGCGGTTCGACTACATCATGGTGTCCCCGAACAACGGGGTGAGGGACAACGTGACGGTTCTCAGCAAAGGCGTGTTCAACAGCGCACAGAACACGCCGCCCGGGGTGTTCGCGGGAGACAGCGCAAACGCCTCGGATCATCATGCCGTGTGGACCGTACTGGATGTGACCGCAGGTGCAGGACTGGCGACCGTGACCGGCCGCGTGACGCTGGAAAACTATGTGGGGCCTGCCGGCTTGATGGCACTGATGCAGTTCCGCGCTCCCGGCACGCAGACGGTTCTCCACTCGGACCTTGCCACGTTGGGCGCCTCTGGCGATTACAGCCTCAGCGGCGTGCCTGCAGGCACGTACGACGTTGCCGTGAAGTTCCCGAATTGGCTGCGTCAGGTGCTACCCAGTCGGGTCATAGTCGGACCGACGACCACGGGCGTGGACTTCACGCTGCGCAACGGAGATGCCGATGGCAACAACGCCGTGGACCTGGCCGATCTGAACACAGTACTTACCTACTTCGGGAATCCCGGAGGGATGGGAGACCTCACGTGGAACGGCTCCGTGGACCTGGTGGACCTGAACATCGTGCTGACCAACTTCGGCCTGCAGGGCGATCTATGA
- a CDS encoding SdpI family protein: MGVLGLLICVVGLPLAAGRVKRNPWYGFRTPKTLSSDEVWYPANRYAGRALAAAGIATAGLSVLTLPLAWLLPVEMVNWFALVILMVPLGWAVVRCFVYLSKL, from the coding sequence ATGGGAGTTTTGGGCCTGCTGATCTGTGTCGTCGGTCTGCCGCTCGCCGCCGGACGGGTCAAGCGCAATCCCTGGTACGGGTTCCGCACACCTAAGACACTTTCATCGGACGAGGTCTGGTACCCAGCTAACCGCTATGCGGGTCGTGCGCTCGCGGCAGCGGGAATCGCGACTGCCGGGCTCTCTGTTCTGACGCTCCCCCTGGCTTGGCTGCTGCCCGTCGAAATGGTGAACTGGTTCGCCTTGGTCATCCTCATGGTGCCGCTCGGTTGGGCAGTGGTCCGCTGCTTCGTATACCTCAGCAAGCTTTAG
- a CDS encoding phenylalanine 4-monooxygenase — MTVYIEQDYSAYTEAHHRTWATLFERRMATLPDQACAAFLRGLDIIGFDPMHMPRIGDVNAKLEPLTGWQAAPVGGYLPAKEFFTSLSQRKFPTTISIRPEDQLDYLPEPDMFHDVFGHVPMHTDPVFADFLQKFGELGMGDLSEEERTRLARLFWFTVEFGLISEDGRIKIYGSGLCSSPGEGAYALTDAVEKLPFDAERVMNQPFEIDHYQPLLFVVDSFEQVYEALEEQLGRLAALQ, encoded by the coding sequence ATCACCGTGTACATCGAGCAGGACTACAGCGCGTACACCGAGGCACACCACCGCACTTGGGCAACGTTATTCGAGCGCAGAATGGCGACGCTTCCAGACCAAGCCTGCGCCGCGTTCCTCCGTGGCCTCGATATCATTGGTTTTGACCCAATGCACATGCCCCGGATTGGCGATGTGAACGCGAAGCTGGAGCCGCTGACGGGCTGGCAGGCCGCTCCGGTCGGCGGGTACCTCCCGGCGAAGGAGTTCTTCACTTCGCTTTCGCAGCGCAAGTTCCCCACCACCATCAGCATCCGGCCGGAGGACCAGCTCGACTACCTGCCGGAACCGGACATGTTTCACGACGTGTTCGGACACGTGCCGATGCACACGGACCCCGTTTTCGCAGACTTCCTGCAGAAGTTCGGCGAGCTGGGGATGGGGGACTTGAGCGAAGAGGAGCGCACGAGGCTGGCTCGCCTCTTCTGGTTCACCGTCGAGTTCGGCCTTATCTCTGAGGACGGTCGCATCAAGATCTACGGCTCCGGGCTATGCTCCTCGCCGGGCGAAGGCGCCTATGCACTAACGGACGCGGTCGAGAAGCTGCCCTTCGACGCAGAGCGGGTGATGAACCAGCCGTTCGAGATTGACCACTATCAACCGCTGCTCTTCGTGGTGGACTCGTTCGAGCAGGTGTACGAGGCCTTGGAGGAGCAGTTGGGGCGACTTGCGGCGCTGCAATAG
- a CDS encoding 6-carboxytetrahydropterin synthase, whose product MAMHRVTRAVHFSAAHNFWLDALSEADNRAVFGSTASPWPHGHDYRVELTVEGGVCSNTGMVVNLANLDALLRERVVNPLNGTWLNKQVPEFGQRPPSLEVLAPYLYARLAEGVGPLTITRLRLVESPYLSLDYLPHEEEKMLMTRRYDFCAAHRLHNPALSDEENVAIFGSCNNPYGHGHNYVLEVTLAGSPDPVTGLMLDLDTLDRVVHEEVVEVLDHRYLNVEVPEFHDLVPTTENLCRVIWDRLVGKVPGRLHKVGIHETPNNFFEYVGDE is encoded by the coding sequence ATGGCAATGCACCGGGTTACACGCGCTGTGCACTTCAGCGCCGCCCACAACTTTTGGCTCGATGCACTTAGCGAAGCGGACAACCGGGCCGTCTTCGGGTCCACGGCGTCGCCCTGGCCGCACGGGCACGACTATCGCGTGGAACTGACCGTCGAGGGCGGTGTCTGCTCGAACACCGGCATGGTGGTGAACCTGGCGAACCTCGACGCATTGCTCCGAGAGCGCGTGGTCAACCCGCTGAACGGCACTTGGCTCAACAAGCAGGTGCCCGAGTTCGGCCAACGTCCTCCGTCTTTGGAGGTCCTCGCTCCCTACCTGTACGCCCGTCTTGCGGAGGGCGTGGGACCGCTGACCATCACTCGGCTTCGGCTGGTCGAGTCCCCCTATCTATCTCTGGATTACCTGCCGCATGAGGAGGAGAAGATGCTGATGACCCGAAGGTACGACTTCTGCGCGGCGCATCGGCTGCACAACCCGGCTCTGAGCGACGAAGAAAATGTCGCCATCTTCGGCTCGTGCAACAACCCCTATGGTCACGGGCACAACTACGTGCTCGAGGTCACGTTGGCAGGAAGCCCCGATCCTGTGACGGGACTGATGTTGGACCTGGACACTCTGGACCGCGTGGTCCACGAGGAGGTCGTCGAAGTCTTGGACCACCGCTACCTGAACGTGGAAGTCCCCGAGTTCCACGATTTGGTCCCCACCACCGAGAACCTGTGCAGAGTGATCTGGGATCGCCTCGTGGGGAAGGTCCCGGGCAGGCTGCACAAGGTCGGCATCCACGAGACGCCGAACAACTTCTTCGAATACGTGGGGGACGAGTGA
- the folE gene encoding GTP cyclohydrolase I FolE: protein MGDNLEQIYRNLLTEIGENPSREGLLLTPGRAAEAMRYLTRGYSMDLREVLNDAFFEATGDGMVIVRNVEYFSLCEHHLLPFFGRVHVGYIPREKIIGLSKIGRVVDVFARRLQVQERMTTQIAEAIDYAIRPEGVAVVAEGRHLCMMARGIEKQHSSVMTSHVIGVFRDDSATRNEFLSLIRRDPDE, encoded by the coding sequence ATGGGAGACAACTTGGAGCAGATCTATCGCAACCTGCTGACCGAGATCGGAGAGAACCCGTCGCGAGAAGGCCTGCTGCTGACCCCCGGCCGCGCTGCCGAGGCCATGAGATACCTCACCCGCGGCTACTCGATGGACCTGCGCGAAGTGCTGAACGACGCTTTCTTCGAGGCAACCGGAGACGGCATGGTGATCGTGCGCAACGTAGAGTATTTCAGCCTGTGCGAGCACCATCTGTTGCCGTTCTTCGGGCGCGTTCATGTGGGCTATATCCCGCGTGAGAAGATCATCGGGCTGAGCAAGATAGGGCGCGTGGTGGACGTCTTCGCCCGGCGCCTACAAGTTCAGGAGCGCATGACGACCCAGATCGCCGAGGCGATTGACTACGCTATTCGGCCCGAGGGCGTGGCTGTGGTAGCCGAGGGAAGGCACCTGTGCATGATGGCGCGAGGCATCGAAAAGCAGCACTCCAGCGTGATGACCAGCCACGTCATCGGCGTCTTTCGCGACGACTCCGCGACTCGAAACGAGTTCCTTTCGCTCATCCGCCGCGACCCGGACGAGTAG
- the secG gene encoding preprotein translocase subunit SecG, with protein sequence MQHVYSFLLWIDVLIAVIFTVLVTFQGAKAGGLTGASAAVRTTYKGKPGFDDFISRITLGTGIAFMVVTLVMQIIAARIKLGA encoded by the coding sequence TTGCAGCACGTTTACTCTTTTCTTCTGTGGATTGACGTCCTGATAGCGGTCATCTTCACCGTCCTGGTCACCTTCCAGGGAGCGAAGGCCGGGGGGTTGACGGGCGCCTCGGCGGCGGTCCGGACAACCTACAAGGGCAAGCCCGGCTTCGATGACTTCATCTCGCGCATCACGCTCGGTACGGGTATCGCGTTTATGGTGGTGACGCTGGTGATGCAGATCATCGCCGCCCGCATCAAGCTCGGCGCGTAG
- the rpmH gene encoding 50S ribosomal protein L34, with amino-acid sequence MKRTYQPNNRHRHRTHGFMVRMRTKDGQSVLKARRRKGRHEIAVVRKKKLVK; translated from the coding sequence ATGAAGCGAACGTACCAACCGAACAACCGACACCGGCATCGCACGCACGGCTTTATGGTGCGGATGCGAACCAAAGACGGGCAGAGCGTCCTGAAGGCGCGGCGGCGTAAGGGACGGCATGAGATTGCCGTCGTGCGCAAGAAAAAGCTCGTCAAGTAA
- the rnpA gene encoding ribonuclease P protein component, with product MLPRHARLRKRSDFAKVYAEGRFAHSPILTLHIRRRADAEGPRIGVVASRRLGKLARRVLWKRRVRAALEKRLGKIAAGLDLIFVLRPAILMAEFEQIDSSVEDLLKRMGAMSA from the coding sequence GTGCTTCCCCGACACGCTCGTCTGCGGAAGCGGTCGGACTTCGCGAAGGTATATGCGGAAGGCCGGTTCGCACATTCCCCGATCCTTACCCTTCACATCCGCAGACGAGCGGACGCGGAGGGGCCGCGTATTGGGGTTGTTGCCAGTCGGAGGTTGGGCAAGTTGGCCAGGAGGGTGTTGTGGAAACGGCGCGTGAGGGCGGCGCTCGAAAAGCGCCTGGGCAAGATCGCAGCAGGACTAGACCTGATCTTCGTCCTTCGCCCGGCGATCCTCATGGCGGAGTTCGAGCAGATCGACTCCAGCGTGGAGGATCTGCTAAAGCGGATGGGGGCGATGAGCGCATGA
- the yidD gene encoding membrane protein insertion efficiency factor YidD, translated as MTLAQRALTSTIRGYQKVSRFTPPVCIYSPTCSEYAAQAIRKYGALKGLYLALRRVLRCHPFGKGGYDPVP; from the coding sequence ATGACTTTGGCCCAACGGGCGCTGACCTCGACGATCCGAGGCTACCAGAAGGTCTCGCGCTTTACGCCACCCGTCTGCATCTATAGCCCGACGTGCTCGGAATACGCCGCGCAGGCCATACGGAAGTACGGAGCTCTGAAGGGCCTATATCTCGCACTGCGCAGAGTCCTGCGCTGTCACCCGTTCGGCAAAGGAGGATACGACCCCGTCCCGTGA
- a CDS encoding membrane protein insertase YidC: protein MTMLLFFIVAYLGITLLVGGRQQPQQEVRSAQDMLTTVQKEFAKPAPDDLVIKQHLDSLARHYPESKERAEAWSVYARVLEDKGNLKDIPKRNHYLDLAEQEYTKFRSTMPEQYERLVPKGKLDELHAELNRRYRVEPTWGIGIGYQFIDGVVRATGRIPWFSYAFATLVIAIVVRALTYPFAQSSFKMMRQMRALQPVLEKLKERYEGRELLEKQQEVFRQQGVNQFSGCLAMFLPLPFMIWVYHVMRAYRFEFEQGTFLWINPTISKATGGLVGPNLGTHDHLLLILYALSMYVTQRMMVTDKAQEKQQKVTALVFSAVFLVMMYFWRLPSAFLLYWLAFNILSTAQQVWVNKQPMPAPVFELPEVVGGGKGTGVPKQHKKRRR from the coding sequence ATGACGATGCTGCTCTTCTTCATCGTCGCCTATCTCGGCATCACCCTTTTGGTGGGCGGGCGCCAGCAGCCTCAGCAAGAGGTCCGCTCGGCGCAGGACATGCTCACGACGGTTCAGAAGGAGTTCGCCAAGCCAGCCCCGGACGATCTCGTCATCAAGCAGCATCTCGACAGCTTGGCTCGGCACTATCCGGAAAGCAAGGAGCGCGCCGAGGCTTGGTCCGTGTACGCTCGCGTCCTCGAGGACAAGGGCAACCTGAAGGATATCCCTAAGCGCAATCACTACCTCGACCTTGCCGAACAGGAGTACACCAAGTTCCGCAGCACCATGCCCGAGCAGTATGAGCGCCTGGTGCCCAAAGGCAAGTTGGACGAGTTGCATGCCGAGTTGAATCGGCGTTACCGGGTGGAGCCGACCTGGGGCATCGGTATCGGGTATCAGTTCATTGACGGGGTGGTCCGTGCAACGGGGCGCATTCCGTGGTTCTCCTATGCCTTCGCGACTTTGGTGATCGCCATCGTGGTGCGAGCTCTCACCTATCCGTTTGCGCAGTCGAGCTTCAAGATGATGCGTCAGATGCGGGCTCTGCAGCCGGTGTTGGAGAAGCTGAAGGAGCGATACGAGGGTAGGGAACTGCTCGAGAAGCAGCAGGAGGTTTTTCGCCAACAGGGGGTCAACCAGTTCTCCGGTTGCCTCGCTATGTTCCTCCCGCTCCCGTTCATGATCTGGGTGTACCACGTCATGCGGGCCTATCGGTTCGAGTTCGAGCAGGGCACGTTCCTTTGGATCAACCCCACGATCTCGAAGGCGACCGGTGGGCTGGTGGGCCCCAACCTCGGCACCCACGACCACCTGCTTCTGATTCTTTATGCGCTCAGCATGTACGTCACGCAGCGGATGATGGTAACGGACAAGGCGCAGGAGAAGCAGCAGAAGGTTACCGCCCTGGTATTCAGCGCAGTCTTTCTGGTAATGATGTACTTCTGGAGGTTGCCGAGCGCGTTTCTGCTCTATTGGCTCGCGTTCAACATCCTAAGCACCGCGCAGCAGGTATGGGTCAATAAGCAGCCTATGCCAGCGCCGGTGTTCGAGTTGCCGGAAGTCGTCGGTGGCGGAAAGGGTACGG